DNA from Triticum aestivum cultivar Chinese Spring chromosome 7D, IWGSC CS RefSeq v2.1, whole genome shotgun sequence:
cttgccatatccgttgcatatggtaaagagaatGTATTTCTCTTTCTTGTCAACATAAGTTTCTCTATGAAAACTATTTTAACGAATACCTCCATAGTttagtagggtacgagttaaacctgggaagcaataaagcatcccgacgttactcgagtacccacagggatagtaaatgtgactcgagttgagccaacaaatacctcgTCGCGTCTAGGgattttaaaatatctcctttctctcaatgagagtggaaacattggacttccctgagtatagagtttgtggtgcatatgcccacaaggcacatatcatttttcatcggattgactcccgtagaaatctatatatagacatgaagattctcaagAAAATCACTGTCggatatatagaatacatacaaatgaatttgtatcaaagtgctgatacaatatattgtgatatacaatatatgatgacaacaatacttATGTTGTTGTTACAACATCGTAAATGGACATAAATTATATTGACCACTGAGGAGATTGAGAGACTGTTCATAGTCTCCAAACATGTCGGTTGAGACATATTCAACCATCACGTTCTCCATGCCCAAAGGGTCCCGTCACCTTCGGTGATGTCGGGGTTGAAGGTTGAAGTGAGCTTCAAACCTTTACTCTTGAGGTCCTTTGTATCACAGGGATTGCTAATACAGAATAAGCAGATGTTGATATCTGGATCGATATAATGCCTTATGATGCATAAGGCAACATTTTTATTCTGTTAGTGGTGTGACTCCAACCGTAGGTGAATCTGACAGGTCTTGAATTCCACACATTATCCCACGAGACACAAGAGCAATCATGATGTTCATGGCCCAGGTAGGGCAGTGGTGGCCAGTGAAGGCGAATGCCTCAAATTCTCTAGCCATCGGTTACCAAAGATAATTAATTTACTATCAGTAAATTAAATACCATCATGGTTACCGTTGTAATGAATATTGCAAAATTAATGGATATTTCAAGAACTTAGCTTGAAACCATTAGtgtgaatctcaaattgctaaGTATGTCACTTTAAAGATAATCTCCAAAATGGAGTAATCTCGCAGCACTAGGGAGTATAATCTGATGAAATCAATAGATACTCACTCGTAATGCCTTATGTCACAACATAGTAACATATGTGGGAGAGCACTTTGTAAAGCAATCATAATGTCAAAATGACAAAATGTAGGCTTTAACAGTAGTCATTGATAATCTGCGTAGGCAGTAGATCTATACGACTATCTTGTGATCTCAAGCATCAATTTGAAGAAATCACCTTGAATTTTGCATCCGTGTTTGCAAGAAAttgaaaatctcaattgcaaatagacgTATTAATCTCGACATGTGGTTATCATGGAAATAAATACATCATAGAAATATTCCGGAATACCTCGCACTCAACGGAGAAACCTTGCAAGAGATTaaaaaaatctcaattgcaaattgTGGATGTATAATTTCAACACGTAGGACATGGAAATATATCACATCACACGTATGTTCTGGAATATAAGTTACTAGACAAAAAAAATACTGAAACTGAAATAAACAGGTCTAAAACAGTGACTAGAAGTGATGTTAGTCACACtggtctactccctccgttcctaaatatttgtctttctagaggtttcaaatggtgactacatacgaaacaaaatgagtgaatctacactctaaaatatgtctatatacatccgaatgtggtgaccatttgaaatctctagaaagacagatatttaggaacggagggagtagatgctaaTCTGCTGAAACAAATGTGCAAATAAGCAAAACGTGGCATGCTATGCTGGATGCCTAAATTCCCAGCGCATGCATATGGCCACGTAAGGCAGCCTCGGCCTGGTCAAACCGAGTAGATAAGGGAGAGTGACTAGATGAAATAAACAGGTCTACGGATTCCCGAGTCACTTCAATCCCAAATCCAGAGCGGAGACCGGCGGAGACCCCCCAGTGCCGGCTGACCGGCCGTATCACCGATGAGAAGATCTCCTGCCGCGCTCGTCCTGGAGGAGGAGCCACCGCGGAGGTGGGTGCCGGGTGCGACGCCGTTGTAGGCGCCATCCGCGAGCGTGAGCACCGCTGCTGCGCGGCTGGAGCGGCTGCTCGACTGCGGACTCTCCAGCGGGACGGCGGGGACGGCAGGCGCGACGGCCCGACAGTGTCCGCATCGACAACCACATCGCTGGCTTCGGCTTCAACAACCGCAGGGGTTGGAGACGGCAGCGCCgcggcctcgtcgtcgtcgtcgattATGACGACCTCGATCGGCTGGCCGGTGCTCAAGTCCTGGCGCGGTGGTCGATGGCGGCCATGGTGCGGCCGTAAAACCTCTCCGCGAGGCTGCTTCGGCCCGCGTTGGCGTCGGCGTGTTCTGCGAGCGCCACGGGCACGAAGCCAGGGGGCCGCGACACGGGTGCAGGACAGGCGCGCGCAAGGGCGCGGCTGAGCGCGGCGCGGCGGCCACGGGCAGGAGGGCGCGCAGACGGGCGGCCGGGCACGGGGGCGCGTCGCAGCGCGGAGGCCGTGGTCTGGGGCGCGGCGTGGAGGGCGCGAGTCCGGCGGCGCGGCAGTGTGGCGGCCGACGGGCGCCGAGGCGCGGGCGGCCCGCGCGGCCAGATGGCGATGGCGCGAGGCATGCAGGTCCACATCTCAGCACCGCAGGCCCCCCGTCAGACCAAGATCTGATGCATCTCGCTCTATCCGTCGCCGGTCAGCAATCCACACAGAAAGTGCTAGATTGGCTATTCCATGGCAGCACAGCAAGCATGCAAGCATGGGCACGATCTGGCGCAGGGCGCGGCTGGGGAGGCCGGGGAGCAGCGCCGACGCGGCCAGGAACGGCCACGGCGTGGGCGGGCGTGGCCACGGCTGGCGACGAGGGTGCGAGGCGCGAAGTTTTGAGGCTGCCGCTTGGAAGCGTTTTCGCCGGGCTGATGGCCGCCGCGGTAGCAGGCGCCACCACGCCGAACCGAGGGCTGCGGTCGTTGAACTCGCGAGCGAGCGAGGTCGTAGCCAGGCGCCGATAGAATCGCTCTGCCGGGAGCGTGCTGATAACGTATTGCAAAGTAAGCGAGAGACAATTAACAAGTAGTGGAATCGTTGTTCTCATTGATTGGGTTTATTACAATATATACATCCCGTAGGGACGCGACGATACAGAGGGACGCGAAGGGAGAGGCGTGTCGGTTGCCTGATGGCAACGGCATGGCAGTTAACAAGGGGAGATTCCCTTCCAATTAAACATGTGTGTTTAATTCTAACAATTTGCTTAAGAGCAATGCTAGACGCAGGGGCTAACTAAATTGGACCAATAGAATTGAAGATTAGGGGAGGCTGGGTCCCACCCCGGCTAAAAATCAGGTGGGGGAGAAAGATTAGTTAGTTGAAGATCGTGTAAAACGCCCGTAACACGTCCGTGTGtgcagtactccctctgtttctttttagttcgcatataagatttggtcaaagtcaaactttgcaacGTTTGACTAGCTTTGTAGGAAAGGATATGAACTATTCAGTCCCTGGATGTAAAGGCAGAAACCACGCTTCTGCCAGTcgcggagcttcatgccaagctggacgtggaattgaggctgaaagaacttcttagggaagaagagttgaagtgggcgttgcgggccaaGGTCCGGAGAGTAGTTCAGGGGGACGCGGACATTGAATTTTTTCAcatgattgctaatggtaagcatcgaaagaagaggatttttcagcttgagcaagatgagggtacaattgtAGGACAGGAGAACCTAAAATTGTACATTACTGAGTTCTATAAGCAGTTGTTTGGCCCTCCAGAAAATAACGgtgtgtctctggatgagtccagggttgaggatgttcctcagctCACAGTTGTGGAGAATGATGTTCTGACGGCTCCTTTTACCGAGAAAGAGGTATTTGAGGCCGTTTCACAAATGGAAAATAACAAAGCGCCGGGCCCAGATGGATTTCCAGCAGagttttataagaaatgttggtttaTCATTAAAGGAGATTTGTTGCCTTTGTTCAATGATCTGTTTGCTGGGCAGCTTCATCTTTTTCAGCTAAATTTTGGAACGATCacccttcttcctaagaaaacagaggctgtgagaattgagcaattcaggccaatctgtcttcttaatgttagttttaaaattttcaccaaggtcgggaccaataggctctcacagatcgcgcatgctgttgtgcagcctacccaaactgccttcatgccggacaggaacatccttgagggtgttgtggtcctacatgaaacgctccatgaaatccacacgaaaaagctggatggggttgttttcaaagtggatttcgaaaaagcgtatgacaaagtcaaatggcctttccttcaacaggctttacgcatgaagggttttgatgaggcctggcgacgccaggtagaatcctttacgcaaaaaggtagtgttggaattaaagtaaatgatgatataggtcattattttcagacacacaaaggcctgaggcaaggagatccaatgtcccctATATTGTTCAACATTGTAGTCGATATGTTGGCCATTCTCATAGGCAGGGCAAAGAACGCCGGTCAGGTAGGTGGCTTGGTGCCCAACCTAGTTGATGGGGGTgtgtccattttgcagtacgctgatgatacaatcatcttcatggagcatgacttggcaaaagcgagaaacatgaagctggtgttgtGTTTATTTGAACAATTATCCggtttaaagattaactttcataaaagcgagttgttctgctttggtagagccaaggaggaacaagaggcttataggcaattgtttggttgtgaattaggggctttaccttttacttacctaggtatacccgttcatcatcgtaagctcacgaacagagagtggaaatgtatcgaagatcggttcgaaaagaaacttagttgctggaagggcaaacttctgtcttatggaggccggttaattcttattaattcggtgctcacaagtTTGCCGATGTTCCTCCTATCTTTCTTTGAGgttccagttggggttaggaaaaggctggacttctatcggtcAAGATTTTTTTTGCAGAGTGATGATCTTAAGAGAAAGTATAGACTCGCCAAgtgggatattatttgtcgtccCAAGGATCAGGGGGGTTGGGTATcgagaatcttgaggtcaagaacagatgcctgctTAGTAAGTGGCTATATAAGTTATCAGTTGGGACTGATGCGACTTGGGCACAGATACTTCGTAACAAGTATCTGCAATCCaaaactttgtcacaggtgacagtgagaccaactgattcgccattttggaaggggcttatgagagttaagacagccttctttaatagaacaaagtttatagtcGGCGATGGTAACGATACTCGCTTCTGGGAGGACACTTGGCTTGGTGAGACACCTTTGGCATTACAGTACCCAACTCTGTATCGTATTGTGCATCGCCGTGATGCGCTTGTGGCAACGATTATGCAGGCCACCCcacttaatattcagtttaggagggtgcttgttggtaatagatgggaagcttggcttcatctggtgcgtagactgatggaggttcagctacagcaccagcccgatcagttgtgttggaaacttACTAGGTCTGGACAATTTACCGTTAAATCGATGTACATCGATGTTATTAACTCGAGTGTCATTCCTaactccaaacatgtttggaaagtcaaagttcctttgaaaatcaaagtgtttatgtggtttgtccataaacaggtcattctaacaaaggacaacttggttaagcgcaattggacaggatctactaggtgtagtttctgtgatcgggatgaaaccatTAAGCATCTATTCTTTGAGTGCCCGTTGGCAAGAATTTTGTGGCGCTCAGTGCAAATtgcttttaacattactcctccgagtccggtcgggtcgttatttggaacgtggctggatgggatagagtCCGTTACAgttagacacattcgtgtaggagtttgtgtgttgttatgggcaatttggaattgcATAAAtaatttggcttttaacagaataactactattcattttttgcaggttgtattccgtgctacggcgttgatccgtatgtggtccctactcactccgacggaggccagggagcgtttggttactggatctgtccggtgggagatggtagcgcgggatatattcaaccggtttggatggcggtcatgtaataggataggcaattagttttcctaccTTTATTactgccagccggttgtggctttatggCCTTTTTTTGTTTTCGTGTCGAGGTCTATGTGAGCTCGACGTTGCTTTCTTTTACGACTATTCGACATTGTTGAACCTATTTTATTTAtctaagtggccgtatgcatccacctgatgcagaggccggggagtcccccttttccAAAAAAGGGAAAGGATATGAACATTCAcactatgaaatcaatattattagatacatgatgaaattaattttcataatatATAACTTCGATATTGTAGACGTTGATATATTTTTCTACAAAATTTGACtctgaccaaatcttatatgcagactaaacagaaacggagggagtattattgttTGTTTAATCGTGAAATTGCGAATAACTCAAAACCTCCTAAAATGCTGTAAAATGCACCAAGAAAATAAATGCACTAATGTATGCCCTTCTGAAATCTTGAAATATTTATCATAGTTTCCCCTGTATGTTAGAAGCCCCCCTGTAACTTCTCATGAACTTTTAATGTACAAAACTCCCCAAATGATTTTCAACTCTCAATAACAATTAAATGATAGACCAAAGTTCTATTAAATTGAGAGAAtttctcgttgtgaaatatcttgaCTAGCATTCCAATAATATTAGGAAGCTGCAATAAAATTTTCATTAATTTTGGAAATACAAATAACATACTTGTAGTTTAAACCCCAATTTAAATCAAAGATGAGTTACAGTTATAAATTATAAGTCACAAGATAATATTTTATTTGGACTTAAAATAATTTCATCAAGCCAAGTATTTTTTGGTAGATTTAGACCTCACTAATATACTTTGATAATTGGCACCTAGCAGTTCAGGCAGATAGCAAGAAAGCCTGCATACGACGCGACACGATACGATTACCAGCGAGCCAAATACAATACGGGCGCAGGTGACGGGGGAGCTCAGCTCACACAGCTTCTGCTGTCTGCCATGGTGCTCCCGCTCTGTCACATGCCAATCGGATCCACACACACGTCACACGTGACACACTACACGGGAACGCACACCCCCTAGCTACTTCCTGGTGGTTCCGGCAAAGAAGGCGAGGGCGCCGACGAGCGGCGCATTGATGTAGGTGGCGGGCTCGGACTGCGCGTAGTTGCCGCGGTCGTCGTCGAAGCCGTCCCTCGAGTCCGGCCCGCCCAGCACGGCGCCCACGAGCACGTTCGGGTTGGCCCCGCCGGCGTGCAGGTACTGGAACCCGGCGTCGCAGCCGATGCGGCCCGGGTGCGCGCGCACCGACGGCATGGACGCGCCCCGGTGGTGCGCGCGCTCCGGGTAGCGCGCCCCGAACCCGACCATGTACGACCTCCCCGCCGGGTTCTTCCCCAGGATGTAGTCCACCTGCCGCTTCGCCAGCGCCACCAGGTCGGCCGGcgacacgacgccgccgccgcatgACACGGTGGCGCCGCTGGACTTGAGGTACTTGGAGTAGGCGAGCAGCAGGAACGTCGCCGTCGTCACGTACTGCATGTTGCTCTCGCCCTCCTTGTAGATGAGCCCTCCCGGCGTGTACTGGCCAGCCTGGAAGCTGCTCGTCCCGGGGACGAGCGAGCAGATGTAGCTGTCGGAGTGAGCCTTGTAGAGCTGCAGCCCCTGCAGCTTGCGCCGCAGGAACCCCCTGGAGAGCAGCACCTTGGTGCCGACCCTCTTGTCGTCCCAGCTGAAGGAGtagtcgtcgtcgccggcgccgagctGCATGCCGTACGCCTCCACGTACGTCATGTACGACGCGTTGTTTGACGCGCGGTGCAGCCACGACGCCGCCCACAGGAGCTCGTCGTGGTAGCCCGAGTAGGAGCAGTAGAACGGGCAGACCTCGGAGCTGAGGGAGTCGCTGTAGGAGCCGCGGTGCCGGTCGGCGAAGTCGAACACCTCCATGGCGGCGTGGAGCAGGCGGGAGGCGTAGGCGGGGTCGGAGCGGCGGAACGCGATCGAGGACGCTGCCAGCGCCGCGGCCGTTTCGCCGGCGACGTCGGAGCCCGGTTTGTTGGCGTCGACGCGGTAGACGCTGCGGGGCGTGTCCATGTCCTCCGGCCGCTCCCAGCATGCGTGGTCGCGTCCCGGCTCGCCGACCTGGACATAGAGCGCGCCGGGGGTGGCGGTGGCGGCCTTGAGGAGGTAGTCGGCGCCCCAGCGCACGGCGGCCCTGGCGTTTGGCAGCTCGGCGCCCATGAACTTGCCGAAGTCGGCGACGCTCCAGGCCAGCATCGTCGTCGAGAAGGCCATCGGCAGCCCGAACTTGAGGTTGTCGCCCGCGTCGTAGTACCCGCCGACCAGATCCACCTGAAAGCACACACGGCGAGGTCAATGCCGGACCCGGACCCGGTGACTCACACACACGAACAACGGAGCGAGAAAAAGCGTACATTGTACTGCGCGCCGTCGGCGAGGCCGGAGTCGGCGCGCCACGGCATGCGGTTGCCGGGGGGCAGCTTGCCGGAGCGCTGGCcctcgaagaagatgatggacTTGGCGAGCGCGTCTGCGTAGTTGAACGCCGCTGCCATGCTCGGAGCGAGCAGCAGCAGGTGGAGCACCGCCACAGTGGCGACCAGGCTGCCTCTGCTCGGCCCCATTGCTCTCTCAGCTCGGTGCAGGGACAGGGCAGCTAGAGGGCGCTTGTGGGGCTACTGCTGTACTGCTTGCTTACTTGGTGCGACCAGATGAGAGACCGGTCCTATATATAGATGTGGCGGTTAAGTTAGTTTGCAGTTGTACGTATCATCGATTTGCTGCGAGAAATGGGGAGGTTGGAGCGGGAGACAAGGCAAGCAGgagttcagaaagaaaagccaaacgaaaTTAAGCTTTGACTAGCTTGCTTGCCCCTCTGCCTTCAGGCTCTGAGTTCAGTGTATTATTTTCAccaatcttgcttcatccaagagAATTCAAAAATAATTTTCACTCCTTTATGAGCAAATTCGGAGATAAGATCGTTCGTCTCTTGTGAGCAAAATCAGCCGGCAGTTTTGCGAAGTAAAACACCGACCTTTCTGTTTGTTTTTGTTCCCTGATTCTTATTTCAGCTGGTCTGCGTGCCGTGACGACATGATCAACAGTCTCCTTTTatttttttgccttttcttttggGATTGACCGGAGTCTCGCCATGGAAAGCTGAGGCACAGAGCCACCGGCCATTGCGCATCAAAAGCGACCGTGCGTAGTACATCCTGATGCTTCTCGCAGGATACGGCGGATGGCCGGCCAGTCTTTGGGGTACGTAGCTAGCTAGGCCATCGGCGGCCGGTCACTTTTCTCGGAGCAAAGCAAAAGCACGCGGCTGCCTGCTCTCCGGCTTCCCCGTTCCACGGCCCATCAGTTGGCGGTTACAgtctcctttctttctttcttctcagCGTGAATGCTTTGCTTGGCCTACGGCCGGCTCGGCATGGACCATGGGGTTCCAACCATCTCTCTTGCCACATGCAGGGTAGAGGCGAGAAGGCATGATCACTGTTAGTGGCAGGCTTGCAATGCAGCCACACCAAAACATGGATCATTCATGTGGGATGGGCCTGCGTACGCCGCCTAATGATGCCCCCCAATTCGCAAGCATGTCTCCAACTTGCTTTTTGCACTTGACTATAGTACTAGTACTAGCATACTCCGTACCTTACCCGGGACTTGGAGTGGCAAAACTGCGGCAATGCCATTATGAAAAACTAATCGCGGTGTTCTCCTAGATGTTGCTTGTGTTAACAGCTCCCGGAGCTCGAGGCAGACGCGCTTCTTCATGTCCTGGGAACCCGTCGCTTGTCACCTTCTTTATAACTCCGTTTCCCTGTGTCCAGCTTCCAAGCGCAGAGCAGGAAATGGTgacaaatttgacaaatttgacatGTGGACGAAATCAAATTACAGAATGAattgcccgtgaaactatttcacgcggctgactttttgtgtgacgcccgacacgaatgCGCCACACTACATTGTGCAACGACTcatagataggcgctacacgcctggccggCGTTGCACCTCAGACTGCCTAAAAATAGTtaagtcattgtgcagagcctaagagctaggcgctgcactgtatagtgtggcgcctaactctcaggcgctgcactagtggttgcactacaaaatgaagcaaccactagtgcaacccCTAGAaactaggcgctacactgtatagtgtggcgcctagctctcaggcgatgcacactgacttagtaattttcg
Protein-coding regions in this window:
- the LOC123165275 gene encoding endoglucanase 19, whose product is MGPSRGSLVATVAVLHLLLLAPSMAAAFNYADALAKSIIFFEGQRSGKLPPGNRMPWRADSGLADGAQYNVDLVGGYYDAGDNLKFGLPMAFSTTMLAWSVADFGKFMGAELPNARAAVRWGADYLLKAATATPGALYVQVGEPGRDHACWERPEDMDTPRSVYRVDANKPGSDVAGETAAALAASSIAFRRSDPAYASRLLHAAMEVFDFADRHRGSYSDSLSSEVCPFYCSYSGYHDELLWAASWLHRASNNASYMTYVEAYGMQLGAGDDDYSFSWDDKRVGTKVLLSRGFLRRKLQGLQLYKAHSDSYICSLVPGTSSFQAGQYTPGGLIYKEGESNMQYVTTATFLLLAYSKYLKSSGATVSCGGGVVSPADLVALAKRQVDYILGKNPAGRSYMVGFGARYPERAHHRGASMPSVRAHPGRIGCDAGFQYLHAGGANPNVLVGAVLGGPDSRDGFDDDRGNYAQSEPATYINAPLVGALAFFAGTTRK